GCCCCCCTGAGTTGGATTCTTTAATGGTGCCTGTCAGCGGACCCTTGAAGCCCACAGAAATTCGTCCCGACTGGGCTGCGGGCGTTCCACTGAGTAAGCCGGGTGCGATAACGAGTTTGTTGTCCTCGCTTAACGGATGACACAGCGGGGGCACCTCTTTGGAAATAACAGAGGAGGTCAGAGCTCGGCCCCCCAGTCCGGCATATTCACCCAATGGATCAGTGCTTAGTTTTGGGCCGCCATCGGCCCCCATGTTGATTCTGAGAATCTTGTCCATAAAAGTCCTCCTTTTCCGGTGGGATTGTTCATAGATTCAAGGACTTTTCGGTCCCGAATCCCATCACAATGATAAGGTAAACACAAGAACCTAAACACTTCCAAAATGCATATGAATAAGAACATAAAAAAAGAGATGGATGCGGAAGAATGGACATATATATTAAATTTAACATACGGTATTCTGAAATGGCTGTCAAGAAAAACGAACAAAAGTGAAATGATCCCACCTGAAAAATAGGGGAGTGGGTGGCTTATGCGCTTTTATGATATCAGGAGAAAAAATTCAAAAATATTCTTGACAATAATTATTCTTAGATTATAATAATTCTAAACTGAAAATGATTCTTGCATATGATGTATAAAAAAAAGAGAGATTCTATAAAACTAACCCCTCAGAGGATCGCAATTCTCGAATGCCTCGAAGGGAATAAATCTCACCCCTCAGCGGCTGACATATATAAGGCGGTTTCTGAAACATATCCAATGATGTCCTTTGCAACGGTGTACAACACCCTTGAAATGTTAAAGGGAAAAGGTCAAGTTCTCGAGCTTTCCATTGATTCTGGGAAGAAGCGCTTTGATCCAAACATAACACCACACCATCATTTGATATGTATGAAATGTAAAGCGATTACTGATGTTCATCGTGATTTTATGCTCGATTTGCCGGAAGGCGAAAGGTGTGATTATGAGATAATAGGAAACCATGTCGATTTTTATGGGCTTTGCCCAAAGTGTAAACAGGAAAAGAAGTGAAGAAACGAAAGATTTTGGAGGTGAAGAAATGGTAAAACTTTGGAGAT
This region of Deltaproteobacteria bacterium genomic DNA includes:
- a CDS encoding transcriptional repressor, which produces MMYKKKRDSIKLTPQRIAILECLEGNKSHPSAADIYKAVSETYPMMSFATVYNTLEMLKGKGQVLELSIDSGKKRFDPNITPHHHLICMKCKAITDVHRDFMLDLPEGERCDYEIIGNHVDFYGLCPKCKQEKK